A genomic stretch from Synergistaceae bacterium includes:
- a CDS encoding RepB family DNA primase, with protein sequence RACVKLAIEHNLRIFNPDLAREVEEGRKRLRETRNNREAKGMKQERAKSAFVQYADAVDAERFRVVVTEYTETGTKAFLYDRKNNGYEGKTKEEIIEAIPKFSTYAYYGKNIIVTPISGDKHHILVDDLTGEKLQQLKDDGYSPACVIESSPKNYQAILTVPSVEGDSAKDRDAANRLTRELNLKYGDPKLSGSVHGHRLPPFPNRKPKHKREDGTYPDAALIEANGGICEKAQTELVTIHAAMKETARRVREAEVHRKPVSFDRGAGPQNPDGAYWAHYRDIVARQGGPSDYSSLDAMIAMRMRVTGYSAGQIQNAIETNAPALRRENMTDSEYTSKYGSRNWKRYARETTENFVFGLRGVRQYEEAREYRPRFMKVEGRSYAEELRRERERASEQAHGR encoded by the coding sequence AACGCGCCTGCGTGAAGCTGGCCATAGAACACAATCTCAGAATCTTCAACCCCGACCTTGCCCGTGAGGTGGAGGAGGGCAGAAAGCGGCTGCGTGAAACCCGGAACAACAGGGAGGCGAAGGGAATGAAACAGGAGAGAGCGAAAAGCGCCTTTGTCCAATATGCCGACGCCGTGGACGCCGAACGCTTCCGCGTCGTCGTGACCGAGTATACCGAAACCGGGACGAAGGCGTTTCTTTACGACAGGAAAAACAACGGCTACGAAGGCAAAACAAAAGAAGAAATCATAGAGGCTATTCCGAAGTTTTCAACATACGCATATTATGGGAAGAACATCATTGTGACGCCGATCAGCGGGGACAAACATCATATTCTTGTGGACGACCTGACCGGAGAGAAACTGCAACAACTCAAAGACGACGGATACTCCCCCGCCTGCGTCATCGAGTCCAGCCCGAAGAACTATCAGGCGATACTGACCGTTCCCAGCGTGGAGGGCGATTCGGCGAAAGACCGGGACGCCGCGAACAGGCTGACGAGAGAGCTCAATCTCAAATACGGCGACCCGAAGCTCTCCGGTTCCGTTCACGGCCATCGTTTGCCTCCGTTCCCGAATCGGAAGCCCAAACACAAACGCGAAGACGGGACCTACCCTGATGCTGCGCTCATTGAGGCAAACGGGGGGATATGCGAAAAAGCCCAGACCGAACTCGTAACCATTCATGCCGCGATGAAAGAAACGGCAAGGCGCGTCAGGGAAGCGGAAGTACATCGAAAACCCGTTTCTTTTGACAGAGGCGCGGGGCCGCAAAATCCGGACGGTGCGTATTGGGCTCATTATCGGGACATCGTTGCCAGACAGGGCGGGCCTTCGGATTACTCCAGCCTTGACGCCATGATCGCCATGCGAATGAGGGTGACGGGATACTCTGCCGGCCAGATACAAAACGCCATCGAAACCAACGCGCCCGCCTTGAGGCGTGAAAACATGACGGACTCCGAGTACACGTCCAAATACGGCAGCCGGAACTGGAAACGCTACGCCCGGGAAACGACGGAGAACTTTGTGTTCGGGCTTCGGGGCGTCAGGCAGTACGAAGAAGCGCGGGAGTACCGCCCCAGGTTTATGAAAGTAGAGGGCAGAAGTTACGCGGAAGAACTCCGGCGAGAGCGGGAACGTGCATCGGAACAGGCACATGGAAGATGA